The Flavobacterium faecale genome has a segment encoding these proteins:
- a CDS encoding methylmalonyl-CoA mutase subunit beta: protein MATPLFDQFDAVSSKLWKQQIQFELDGASYNDSMIWNSPEDIKVKPFYHSDDQVKKYSCNRQSNGFLICQNIFVFDIDKSIERALDSLARGAESLRFTVQNEALNLAQLLQSLPLDGLTIYFNFSFFSIEIIRNIEDCVRNKNASLYYCIDPIGHLAKEGNWFSTPDKTNFDSLEKLSGLLTNSSFLSVNMSLYQNAGANMVQQLAYGLGHVNEYFNRFPVIESKIVFEIAVGSNYFFEIAKLRAFRILFQTLAKEYDHKQDCHLVVTPSKRNKTIYGYNVNMLRTTIECMSAILGGADSIANLSYDSVYHKDNEFGDRIARNQLLILKEESFLDKVNNPADGSYYIESLTQQLADKALVLFKEMETKGGFLKLLNEGVIKNKIQISADKEQQLFDTKVEPLIGTTKHASREDLMKNELELFPFVKINPRKTLITPLIEKRLSDQLDQDRLATE from the coding sequence ATGGCGACTCCTTTATTTGACCAATTTGATGCTGTTTCTTCCAAACTTTGGAAGCAACAAATTCAGTTTGAACTTGATGGAGCTAGTTATAATGATAGCATGATTTGGAACTCACCGGAGGATATTAAGGTAAAACCTTTTTATCACAGTGACGATCAAGTTAAAAAATACAGTTGTAACCGCCAGAGTAATGGTTTCTTGATCTGTCAAAATATTTTTGTTTTTGACATTGATAAATCTATAGAGCGTGCCTTAGATTCTTTAGCGCGTGGTGCCGAAAGTTTACGTTTTACAGTTCAAAATGAGGCATTGAATCTTGCTCAATTGCTACAAAGTTTGCCGCTAGATGGATTAACGATTTACTTTAATTTTAGTTTTTTTTCTATCGAAATTATTAGAAATATTGAAGATTGTGTTCGAAATAAAAATGCATCATTATATTATTGTATTGATCCAATAGGGCATTTGGCAAAAGAGGGTAATTGGTTTTCAACTCCCGATAAAACTAATTTTGATAGTTTAGAAAAACTTTCTGGTCTTTTGACTAATAGTTCTTTTTTGAGTGTAAACATGAGTTTGTACCAGAATGCAGGTGCCAATATGGTGCAACAATTAGCATACGGACTTGGTCATGTTAATGAATATTTTAATAGATTTCCTGTAATCGAGTCGAAGATTGTTTTCGAAATTGCAGTTGGTTCCAATTACTTTTTTGAGATTGCAAAATTACGTGCCTTTCGAATTTTATTCCAAACTCTTGCTAAGGAATATGACCATAAGCAGGATTGTCACTTAGTTGTTACGCCATCCAAACGAAATAAAACTATTTACGGTTACAATGTAAATATGTTGCGTACAACGATAGAGTGTATGTCGGCAATTTTGGGCGGAGCAGATAGTATCGCAAATCTTTCATATGATTCGGTTTACCATAAGGACAATGAATTTGGTGATCGAATTGCTCGCAATCAGTTATTGATTTTAAAAGAAGAAAGTTTCTTAGATAAAGTAAATAATCCTGCTGATGGCAGTTATTATATTGAAAGTTTGACCCAACAATTGGCAGATAAAGCGCTCGTACTTTTTAAGGAAATGGAAACCAAAGGTGGCTTTCTGAAATTATTAAATGAAGGTGTAATTAAGAATAAAATCCAAATTAGTGCTGACAAAGAACAGCAGTTGTTTGATACCAAAGTGGAACCATTGATTGGAACTACCAAACATGCCAGTCGTGAAGATCTTATGAAAAACGAACTTGAATTGTTCCCCTTTGTAAAAATAAATCCGCGCAAAACGTTGATAACGCCCTTAATTGAAAAGCGTTTGTCTGATCAACTTGATCAAGATCGTTTGGCTACGGAATAA
- a CDS encoding FtsB family cell division protein, whose amino-acid sequence MANPYKDKSWFKFISNKYMWVLLFFGAWMIFLDNYSYFDHRILDNQISELEENKAYYQEEIEKDENQIKQLKNPEQIEKYAREKYFMKKDSEDIYIIEFEGDTIPEN is encoded by the coding sequence ATGGCCAATCCCTATAAAGACAAATCTTGGTTTAAGTTTATCAGTAACAAATACATGTGGGTTTTGTTATTCTTTGGGGCGTGGATGATTTTTCTAGACAATTACTCTTATTTTGATCATCGTATTCTCGATAACCAAATTAGCGAATTAGAAGAGAATAAAGCTTATTACCAAGAGGAGATTGAAAAGGATGAAAATCAAATTAAGCAATTGAAAAATCCCGAGCAAATTGAAAAATATGCACGCGAAAAGTACTTCATGAAAAAAGATAGTGAAGACATCTACATCATCGAATTTGAAGGAGATACAATTCCTGAAAATTAA
- the udk gene encoding uridine kinase: MLIIGIAGGTGSGKTTVVNQILNQFPEKEVGILSQDHYYNETHHLSFEERASINFDHPRAIDFELLVSHLKALKAGETINQPIYSFVTHNRTEDFISTHPRKVLIVEGILIFTSPELRDLFDVKIFVHADSDERLIRRLKRDISERGRDMDEVLSRYQTTLKPMHQQFIEPTKAFADIIIPNDRHNRVAIDVVRALINQKLL; the protein is encoded by the coding sequence ATGCTAATTATAGGTATTGCAGGTGGAACAGGAAGTGGAAAAACTACGGTTGTAAATCAGATTTTAAATCAATTTCCAGAAAAAGAGGTTGGGATTCTTTCTCAAGACCATTATTACAATGAAACGCACCATCTTAGTTTTGAGGAGCGTGCTTCTATCAATTTTGATCATCCTCGTGCTATTGATTTCGAGCTTTTGGTTAGTCATTTAAAAGCATTGAAAGCCGGTGAAACCATCAATCAGCCTATTTATTCTTTTGTAACACACAATAGAACAGAAGATTTTATTAGTACACACCCTCGAAAAGTTTTAATTGTAGAAGGAATTTTAATTTTTACCAGTCCTGAATTACGTGACTTGTTTGATGTAAAAATCTTTGTGCATGCCGATTCTGATGAGCGCCTTATTCGTCGACTAAAACGTGATATTTCTGAAAGAGGTAGAGATATGGATGAAGTTTTGAGCCGTTACCAAACAACTTTAAAGCCTATGCACCAGCAGTTTATCGAGCCTACAAAAGCATTTGCAGATATCATTATCCCGAATGATAGACACAATCGTGTAGCAATTGATGTAGTTCGCGCACTTATAAATCAAAAATTACTATAA
- a CDS encoding peptidoglycan endopeptidase, whose translation MKCFNWILVSVSLVGFSGFSQQKTTEHVVAKGETISKIAQQYNVSIKEIYELNPTAKSGIKYKSSLLIPVLGGSKEVVSKEIIHEVEAKESPYSISRKYGLTVDDLYKSNPSIKDTGLQIGQKIIISGGKEVKTEVPALKPINTEVVVSTFEGIDYEVLPKQTKYSIAKDYGITVAYLEKANPILQTEELKVGQKLLIPVKKYVPTTAVDKKEVSSIKEEITPIKKTEPKLADKGQDIQKGQEYEVAAKQTKYSIAKEHGVTVALLEAVNPILQTEELKIGQKIFLPTNALPVAVTQKTAEIVETKQVVPELQNVKTVTDKVVTPAVNEDKSVEHEVLAKQTKYGIAREYGITVAELDKANSFFDEQGLRIGQKIIIPAKNGTTNAVVTQTSTTPEKMVETPVAAKSEAVITHVVLPKETKYGIASDYGITVKELEKMNPKMRKKLVVGSVLTIQNAVKVNIPFEEKQKSADDALADEKKDSFKYSVEFADQLVETASDNIGIRYQMGGTTKSGFDCSGLMCVTYGAHDIQLPRTSLEQSRYGTVVDVDQARKGDLIFFKTRGGSRINHVGMVVESIDGDVKFIHASNSGVIISSIKESYYAKRVVQCNRVL comes from the coding sequence ATGAAGTGTTTCAATTGGATTTTAGTATCAGTATCGTTAGTAGGTTTTTCTGGTTTTTCGCAACAAAAAACGACAGAACATGTTGTTGCCAAGGGCGAAACAATTTCAAAAATTGCGCAACAGTATAATGTATCAATAAAAGAGATTTACGAACTTAATCCAACAGCAAAGAGTGGTATAAAATATAAATCATCCTTACTTATTCCTGTTTTAGGTGGTTCGAAAGAAGTCGTTTCGAAAGAAATCATTCATGAAGTGGAGGCGAAAGAATCTCCATATAGTATTTCTCGAAAATATGGTTTGACGGTTGATGATTTATACAAATCAAATCCTTCAATCAAAGATACAGGCCTACAAATTGGACAGAAAATAATCATTTCAGGTGGTAAGGAAGTTAAAACTGAAGTTCCTGCACTAAAACCAATTAATACGGAGGTAGTTGTAAGTACTTTTGAAGGAATTGATTACGAGGTGTTACCAAAACAAACAAAATACAGTATTGCAAAAGATTACGGTATTACTGTAGCGTATCTTGAAAAAGCAAATCCAATTTTGCAGACGGAAGAACTTAAAGTCGGGCAAAAACTACTTATTCCTGTAAAAAAATATGTTCCTACTACAGCAGTAGATAAAAAGGAGGTTTCATCTATTAAAGAAGAAATCACTCCAATTAAAAAAACAGAACCTAAATTGGCAGATAAGGGTCAAGATATTCAAAAAGGACAAGAGTATGAAGTAGCCGCTAAACAAACAAAATATAGTATTGCTAAAGAGCACGGTGTTACGGTAGCGTTGCTCGAAGCTGTTAATCCGATTTTGCAAACGGAAGAATTGAAAATAGGGCAGAAGATTTTTCTTCCTACAAACGCATTACCAGTTGCTGTAACTCAAAAAACAGCAGAAATTGTTGAAACAAAACAAGTCGTACCAGAATTACAAAATGTAAAAACGGTTACAGACAAAGTAGTGACTCCTGCGGTTAATGAAGATAAAAGTGTGGAGCACGAGGTATTGGCCAAACAAACAAAATACGGAATTGCCAGAGAATACGGAATTACGGTTGCTGAGTTGGACAAAGCGAATTCGTTTTTTGATGAACAAGGCTTGAGAATTGGTCAAAAAATAATTATTCCTGCGAAAAATGGCACAACCAATGCAGTTGTAACGCAAACTAGTACAACTCCTGAAAAGATGGTGGAAACTCCAGTTGCCGCAAAATCAGAAGCAGTTATTACACACGTTGTCTTGCCTAAAGAAACCAAATACGGTATTGCTAGCGATTACGGAATTACAGTGAAAGAATTGGAAAAAATGAATCCGAAGATGCGTAAAAAGCTTGTTGTAGGTTCTGTTTTGACCATTCAAAATGCTGTGAAGGTCAATATTCCATTCGAAGAAAAACAAAAAAGCGCTGATGATGCTTTGGCAGATGAAAAGAAAGATAGTTTTAAATATAGTGTAGAATTTGCAGATCAATTGGTAGAAACGGCTTCTGATAACATCGGTATCCGATACCAAATGGGAGGAACTACAAAATCTGGATTTGACTGTTCGGGTTTAATGTGTGTTACCTATGGAGCGCACGATATTCAGTTACCACGTACATCCTTGGAACAATCACGATATGGAACGGTAGTTGATGTTGATCAAGCTAGAAAAGGAGATCTTATTTTCTTTAAAACTAGAGGTGGTAGTAGAATTAACCACGTAGGAATGGTAGTGGAATCTATTGATGGCGATGTGAAGTTTATACATGCGTCAAATTCGGGGGTAATTATCTCATCAATCAAAGAAAGCTATTATGCTAAACGTGTTGTACAGTGCAACCGAGTATTGTAG
- a CDS encoding aconitate hydratase yields the protein MAFDIEMIKKVYSNMTSRVDAAREIVGRPLTLTEKILYSHLWEGAAKQGYKRGVDYVDFAPDRVACQDATAQMALLQFMHAGKKTVAVPTTVHCDHLILAKVGAEKDLAYAKKQSSEVFDFLSSVSNKYGIGFWKPGSGIIHQIVLENYAFPGGMMIGTDSHTVNAGGLGMLAIGVGGADAVDVMSGMGWELKFPKLIGVKLTGKLSGWTAPKDVILKVADILTVKGGTGAIVEYFGEGATNMSCTGKGTICNMGAEIGATTSTFGYDDSMRRYLSATGRQDVVDAADTVASYLTGDVEVYANPERYFDQVIEINLSELEPHINGPFTPDRGTPVSEMKAEAKANGWPIKVEWGLIGSCTNSSYEDMARAVSIVNQAVEHGITPKAEFGINPGSEQIRYTIERDGMIAAFEKMGTKVFTNACGPCIGQWDRAGADKQEKNTIVHSFNRNFSKRADGNPNTHAFVTSPEMVAALAIAGRLDFNPLTDTLLNDKGEEVKLTAPYGDELPKKGFEVDDNGFQAPAQDGSAIKIEVDSSSDRLQLLAPFEAWDGKNIIGAKLLIKAYGKCTTDHISMAGPWLRFRGHLDNISNNMLIGAVNAYNQKTNAVKNQLTGEYDAVPAVARAYKAAGVPSVVVGDHNYGEGSSREHAAMEPRFLGVKAVLVKSFARIHETNLKKQGLLGLTFANEADYDKIQEDDTINFLDLVDFAPGKPLSIEFVHADGSKDIILANHTYNAGQIGWYVAGSALNLIAAEA from the coding sequence ATGGCATTTGATATTGAAATGATTAAAAAGGTGTATAGCAACATGACTAGTCGTGTTGACGCTGCACGTGAAATTGTTGGACGTCCACTTACATTGACAGAGAAGATTTTATATAGCCACCTTTGGGAAGGTGCTGCAAAACAAGGATACAAAAGAGGGGTTGATTATGTAGATTTCGCACCCGATAGAGTTGCTTGCCAAGATGCAACGGCGCAAATGGCGTTGTTGCAATTTATGCATGCCGGTAAAAAGACGGTTGCTGTGCCTACAACTGTACATTGCGATCACTTAATTTTGGCAAAAGTAGGAGCCGAAAAAGATTTAGCTTACGCTAAAAAACAATCTAGCGAAGTATTTGATTTCCTTTCTTCTGTTTCGAATAAATATGGAATTGGATTCTGGAAACCAGGATCAGGAATTATTCATCAAATTGTGTTAGAAAATTATGCTTTCCCTGGAGGAATGATGATTGGAACTGATTCGCATACTGTTAACGCAGGTGGATTAGGGATGCTGGCAATTGGTGTTGGTGGAGCTGATGCTGTTGATGTAATGTCTGGTATGGGATGGGAATTGAAGTTTCCTAAATTAATAGGAGTGAAGTTAACGGGTAAATTATCTGGTTGGACAGCTCCAAAAGATGTGATCTTAAAAGTCGCTGATATTCTAACTGTAAAAGGAGGAACAGGAGCTATTGTTGAATATTTTGGTGAAGGTGCCACAAATATGTCATGTACAGGTAAAGGTACCATTTGTAATATGGGTGCCGAAATTGGTGCAACAACTTCTACATTTGGTTATGATGATTCAATGAGAAGGTATTTGTCTGCAACCGGTCGTCAAGATGTTGTAGATGCTGCTGATACTGTTGCGTCTTATCTTACTGGTGATGTTGAGGTGTATGCTAACCCTGAGCGATATTTTGATCAGGTAATCGAAATCAACTTATCTGAATTGGAGCCACATATCAATGGACCTTTCACGCCAGATAGAGGTACGCCAGTTTCTGAAATGAAAGCAGAAGCTAAAGCAAACGGATGGCCGATAAAAGTGGAATGGGGATTGATTGGTTCTTGTACGAACTCTTCTTATGAGGATATGGCGAGAGCGGTTTCCATAGTAAATCAAGCTGTCGAACACGGAATCACGCCTAAAGCTGAATTTGGTATAAACCCAGGTTCAGAGCAAATTAGATATACTATCGAAAGAGATGGTATGATTGCCGCTTTTGAAAAAATGGGAACTAAAGTGTTTACTAATGCTTGTGGGCCATGTATTGGTCAGTGGGATAGAGCAGGAGCTGATAAACAAGAAAAAAATACTATCGTGCATTCGTTCAATCGTAACTTCTCAAAACGAGCAGATGGTAACCCAAATACGCATGCCTTTGTAACGTCGCCAGAAATGGTTGCGGCTCTTGCTATAGCCGGTCGTTTGGATTTTAATCCTTTAACAGATACATTGTTGAATGACAAAGGAGAAGAAGTGAAGTTAACGGCACCTTATGGTGACGAATTGCCTAAAAAAGGATTTGAGGTAGATGATAATGGTTTTCAAGCTCCGGCACAAGACGGTTCTGCTATAAAGATTGAAGTTGATTCATCTTCTGATCGTTTGCAATTATTAGCTCCTTTTGAAGCTTGGGATGGTAAAAATATTATAGGTGCTAAGTTGCTGATCAAAGCCTATGGTAAATGTACTACCGATCATATTTCTATGGCAGGTCCTTGGTTGCGTTTCCGTGGACATTTAGATAATATTTCGAATAATATGTTGATTGGAGCAGTTAATGCATACAATCAAAAAACAAACGCTGTAAAAAATCAGTTAACTGGTGAGTACGACGCTGTTCCAGCGGTCGCACGTGCATACAAAGCGGCAGGAGTTCCAAGTGTAGTTGTGGGTGATCATAATTATGGTGAAGGTTCTTCACGTGAGCATGCTGCTATGGAGCCTAGATTTTTAGGTGTAAAAGCGGTATTGGTAAAATCGTTTGCACGTATACACGAGACAAATCTAAAAAAACAAGGTTTGTTAGGATTGACTTTTGCTAATGAAGCAGATTACGATAAAATACAAGAAGACGATACAATTAATTTCTTGGATTTGGTAGATTTTGCACCTGGAAAACCATTGTCAATTGAATTTGTACATGCGGATGGTTCTAAAGATATAATTTTGGCAAATCACACTTACAATGCCGGTCAAATTGGTTGGTATGTTGCTGGGTCTGCACTTAATTTGATTGCTGCCGAAGCATAA
- a CDS encoding bifunctional aconitate hydratase 2/2-methylisocitrate dehydratase, translating to MNIYNDYLQEIEERKAQGLHPKPIDGAELLSEIIAQIKDSNNPHREESLNFFTFNTVPGTTPAAAVKATFLKSIILGESVVAEIAPAFAFELLSHMKGGPSMGVLLDLALGNDVAIATEAAKVLKTQFFLYEADTDRLEAAFKAGNVVAKEILESYAKAEFFTKLPEVVEEIKVVTYVAGEGDISTDLLSPGNQAHSRSDRELHGKCLISPEAQIEIQALQAQHPDKSVMLIAEKGTMGVGSSRMSGVNNVALWTGRKASPYVPFINIAPIVAGTNGISPIFLTTVDVTGGIGLDLQNWVKVVDEKGNAVRNENGDVVLEEAYSVATGTVLTINTKTKKLYNGDKELKDISKAFTPQKMEFIKAGGSYAIVFGKKLQTFASKTLGIDIVPVFAASKEVSVEGQGLTAVEKIFNKNAVGTTPGKVLHAGSDVRVEVNIVGSQDTTGLMTSQELESMAATVISPIVDGAYQSGCHTASVWDNKSKANIPRLMKFMNDFGLITARDPKGEYLAMTDVIHKVLNDITVDEWAIIIGGDSHTRMSKGVAFGADSGTVALALATGEASMPIPESVKVTFKGDMKTYMDFRDVVHATQSQMLKQFGGENVFQGRIIEVHLGTLTADQAFTFTDWTAEMKAKASICISEDETLIESLLIAKKRIQIMIDKGMDNAKQVLKGLIAIADQRIADIRSGAKPALTPDANAKYYAEVVIDLDIVEEPMIADPDVNNADVSKRYTHDTIRPLSFYGGTKKVDLGFVGSCMVHKGDLKILSQMLKNIDAQFGKVEFKAPLVVAPPTYNIVDELKAEGDWEVLQKYSGFEFDDNAPKGVARTGYENILYLERPGCNLCMGNQEKAAKGDTVMATSTRLFQGRVVEDSEGKKGESLLSSTPVVVLSTILGRTPTMEEYKAAVKGINLTQFAPSHKLLVQ from the coding sequence ATGAATATTTACAACGATTATCTACAAGAAATCGAAGAAAGAAAAGCACAAGGACTTCATCCGAAGCCTATTGATGGAGCTGAATTACTTAGCGAAATTATTGCTCAAATTAAGGATTCAAATAATCCTCATCGTGAAGAATCTCTTAATTTCTTCACCTTCAATACTGTGCCAGGTACTACACCTGCTGCAGCTGTGAAAGCTACCTTCTTGAAATCAATTATCTTGGGTGAATCAGTGGTTGCTGAAATTGCTCCTGCTTTTGCTTTTGAATTATTATCACATATGAAAGGTGGACCTTCAATGGGAGTTTTACTTGATTTGGCTCTAGGTAATGATGTTGCAATTGCTACAGAAGCTGCGAAAGTACTTAAGACGCAATTTTTCCTTTACGAAGCAGATACAGATCGTTTAGAAGCTGCATTTAAGGCTGGAAACGTTGTTGCAAAAGAAATTTTGGAAAGTTATGCGAAAGCAGAATTCTTTACAAAACTTCCAGAAGTTGTTGAAGAAATTAAAGTAGTAACTTATGTTGCGGGTGAAGGAGATATTTCTACAGATTTATTGTCTCCAGGAAACCAAGCTCACTCTCGTTCTGACCGTGAATTACATGGAAAATGCCTGATTTCTCCTGAAGCTCAGATTGAAATTCAAGCATTGCAAGCGCAACATCCGGATAAAAGTGTGATGTTGATTGCTGAAAAAGGGACAATGGGTGTTGGATCATCAAGAATGTCAGGTGTGAATAACGTAGCATTATGGACAGGTAGAAAAGCAAGTCCTTATGTTCCTTTTATTAATATCGCTCCAATTGTAGCGGGTACAAACGGAATTTCACCAATTTTCTTGACTACGGTTGATGTAACCGGTGGAATTGGGTTAGACCTTCAAAACTGGGTAAAAGTAGTTGATGAGAAAGGGAATGCTGTACGTAATGAAAACGGTGATGTTGTTCTAGAAGAGGCATATTCTGTTGCTACAGGTACTGTGCTTACGATCAATACTAAAACAAAAAAATTATACAATGGGGACAAAGAGCTAAAAGATATTTCTAAAGCTTTTACACCTCAAAAAATGGAATTTATAAAAGCGGGTGGTTCTTATGCTATTGTTTTTGGTAAAAAGTTACAAACTTTTGCTTCAAAAACTTTAGGTATTGATATCGTTCCGGTTTTTGCTGCATCAAAAGAAGTTTCTGTTGAAGGACAAGGACTTACTGCTGTAGAGAAAATCTTCAATAAAAATGCAGTTGGAACTACGCCTGGTAAAGTGTTACACGCAGGATCAGATGTACGTGTAGAGGTAAACATTGTAGGGTCTCAAGATACTACAGGGTTGATGACCTCTCAAGAGTTAGAGTCTATGGCTGCTACAGTTATTTCTCCTATTGTTGATGGTGCTTACCAATCAGGTTGTCATACTGCATCGGTATGGGATAATAAGTCGAAAGCAAATATTCCTAGATTGATGAAATTTATGAATGACTTTGGTTTGATTACTGCACGTGACCCTAAAGGAGAATACCTTGCAATGACAGATGTTATTCATAAAGTATTGAATGATATTACTGTTGATGAGTGGGCTATCATTATCGGTGGTGACTCTCATACAAGAATGTCAAAAGGTGTTGCTTTTGGTGCCGATTCAGGTACAGTTGCACTTGCATTGGCTACGGGTGAAGCTTCAATGCCAATTCCAGAATCAGTAAAAGTAACTTTCAAAGGGGATATGAAAACCTATATGGATTTCCGTGATGTGGTTCACGCTACTCAATCTCAAATGTTGAAACAATTTGGTGGGGAAAATGTATTCCAAGGTAGAATTATCGAAGTACACTTAGGTACACTTACTGCAGATCAGGCCTTTACTTTTACAGACTGGACTGCAGAGATGAAGGCAAAAGCTTCTATCTGTATTTCTGAGGATGAAACATTGATTGAATCATTGTTGATTGCTAAGAAAAGAATCCAGATCATGATTGATAAAGGGATGGATAATGCAAAACAAGTGCTTAAAGGTTTGATCGCTATCGCTGATCAAAGAATCGCTGATATTAGATCTGGTGCTAAACCAGCTTTAACTCCAGATGCTAATGCAAAATATTATGCAGAAGTAGTTATTGATCTTGACATTGTAGAAGAACCAATGATTGCAGATCCAGACGTTAATAATGCAGATGTTTCTAAGAGATATACACACGATACTATTAGACCATTATCATTTTATGGTGGAACTAAAAAAGTTGATTTAGGTTTTGTTGGATCATGTATGGTTCACAAAGGAGATTTGAAAATCCTTTCGCAAATGCTTAAAAATATTGATGCACAATTTGGTAAAGTAGAATTTAAAGCACCATTAGTTGTTGCTCCACCAACGTACAATATTGTTGATGAGTTGAAAGCAGAAGGTGACTGGGAAGTGTTGCAAAAATATTCTGGTTTCGAATTTGATGATAATGCTCCAAAAGGGGTTGCACGTACTGGCTATGAAAATATTCTTTACTTAGAGCGTCCTGGTTGTAACTTATGTATGGGTAACCAAGAAAAAGCAGCAAAAGGAGATACTGTAATGGCAACTTCAACTCGTCTTTTTCAAGGGCGTGTAGTGGAAGATTCTGAAGGTAAAAAAGGAGAATCTTTATTGTCTTCTACTCCAGTAGTAGTATTGTCTACTATATTAGGTAGAACACCAACTATGGAAGAATATAAAGCAGCTGTAAAAGGAATTAACCTAACGCAATTTGCTCCATCTCATAAATTATTGGTTCAATAA
- a CDS encoding polysaccharide lyase family 7 protein, which yields MRTTGVKTNSIELNFKKTTALFLGVAFLSLFSCENQDVVEATTASVSEATSTNLTAKVISSGITVTDNGNDGNVAANAIDTDSDYATSRWASQGTGKYITLDLGATYSIDNVAIMWYQGTARKAYFKIMAGSTTSNLATVYDATSTGSNGTSTSETYSFTKVSARYVRIYCNGNSSSTWNSIIDVKVNDASSITTTPTTPTTTSTYPGVLLGINTSTWKVNSFTGAPGTSAVYVDDMSSKVSDISKYFDSNYFYASGSYAVFHAYSGMSTSTNSHNSRVELREMTTGAKSASWDGSSGTHTMTWTVNVDQLNKCDDYHTTSSDNVLYKGSAFGKVAVGQIHGPSTNSAGVAVDDIIRVQMVGAANATSGNAYLVIGGYIAENFLGNGKDYTVPNFTFKLDTDYTFTLKYTGGKVYLYNGTTLLFSQQMDTATDSNYFKAGCYLQATNGKSGVGKYVYDGTGAIVKIKNLSVTHN from the coding sequence ATGAGAACAACCGGAGTTAAAACAAATTCAATTGAATTAAATTTCAAAAAGACTACAGCTCTTTTTTTAGGAGTTGCATTTCTAAGCCTATTTTCATGTGAAAATCAGGATGTGGTGGAGGCTACTACTGCGTCAGTATCAGAGGCAACAAGTACCAACTTGACTGCTAAGGTCATTTCGTCTGGTATTACTGTAACCGATAACGGGAACGATGGTAACGTTGCTGCAAATGCAATTGATACAGATTCTGACTATGCGACTTCTAGATGGGCTTCACAGGGAACAGGAAAGTATATTACCTTGGATTTAGGTGCTACTTATTCAATTGATAATGTTGCTATCATGTGGTATCAAGGTACTGCTAGAAAAGCTTATTTCAAAATTATGGCAGGCTCAACTACATCAAACTTGGCTACGGTTTATGATGCTACTTCAACGGGTTCAAATGGAACGTCGACTTCAGAGACCTATAGTTTTACCAAAGTTTCAGCTAGGTATGTACGTATTTATTGTAACGGGAATTCATCAAGTACTTGGAATAGTATAATTGATGTTAAGGTTAACGATGCAAGTTCAATTACAACCACGCCTACAACTCCTACAACTACATCTACCTATCCTGGAGTTTTGTTAGGGATTAATACTAGTACATGGAAAGTGAATAGTTTTACAGGTGCCCCTGGAACATCAGCGGTCTATGTAGATGATATGTCATCTAAGGTATCTGATATTTCAAAATACTTTGATAGTAATTATTTTTATGCTTCAGGAAGTTACGCAGTATTTCATGCGTACAGCGGAATGTCTACTTCTACTAATTCTCATAATTCAAGAGTAGAATTGAGAGAAATGACAACTGGTGCTAAGTCAGCATCATGGGATGGATCTTCAGGGACTCATACGATGACTTGGACAGTAAATGTAGATCAGTTAAATAAATGCGATGATTACCATACAACAAGTTCTGATAATGTACTGTATAAAGGTAGTGCCTTTGGTAAAGTTGCTGTAGGTCAAATTCACGGTCCAAGTACTAATAGTGCAGGTGTTGCAGTTGATGACATTATTAGAGTACAAATGGTAGGAGCTGCTAATGCAACTTCTGGGAATGCTTATTTGGTGATAGGTGGTTATATAGCTGAAAACTTTTTAGGGAACGGAAAAGATTATACAGTGCCTAACTTTACATTTAAATTAGATACAGATTACACCTTTACCCTTAAGTACACGGGGGGAAAAGTATATTTGTATAATGGTACTACCTTGTTATTCTCTCAACAAATGGATACCGCTACTGATTCGAACTACTTTAAAGCAGGTTGTTATTTGCAAGCAACCAATGGTAAAAGTGGTGTAGGGAAATATGTATATGACGGAACAGGTGCAATTGTTAAAATCAAGAATCTTAGTGTTACTCATAATTAG